A window of the Branchiostoma lanceolatum isolate klBraLanc5 chromosome 13, klBraLanc5.hap2, whole genome shotgun sequence genome harbors these coding sequences:
- the LOC136447575 gene encoding basic phospholipase A2 PA-12C-like isoform X2, with translation MKVLLAATILLVGLGFEEVTGQSTRNVIQFSSMISHVTGRSAFDYLEYGCYCGLGGSGTPIDEIDRCCQVHDSCYAAVYGVGLAHVTTYSWTKVVGGYVTCDNDFGSVQRDACECDREASYCFRRYPYPGRQPC, from the exons ATGAAGGTCCTTCTAGCAGCCACGATTCTCTTGG ttgGACTGGGTTTTGAAGAAGTCACAGGGCAGTCAACCCGTAACGTGATCCAGTTCAGCTCCATGATCTCACACGTCACCGGGCGGAGCGCGTTCGACTATCTGGAGTACGGCTGCTACTGCGGCCTGGGCGGCTCTGGTACCCCTATAGACGAGATTGACAG GTGCTGCCAAGTGCACGACTCGTGCTACGCAGCGGTGTATGGCGTCGGCCTGGCACACGTGACCACCTACTCCTGGACTAAAGTGGTGGGAGGATACGTCACTTGTG aCAACGACTTTGGGTCGGTTCAACGAGACGCGTGTGAGTGTGACCGTGAGGCTTCCTATTGCTTCAGGAG GTACCCGTATCCAGGGAGGCAGCCCTGCTGA
- the LOC136447575 gene encoding basic phospholipase A2 PA-12C-like isoform X1: MKVLLAATILLVGLGFEEVTGQSTRNVIQFSSMISHVTGRSAFDYLEYGCYCGLGGSGTPIDEIDRCCQVHDSCYAAVYGVGLAHVTTYSWTKVVGGYVTCDNDFGSVQRDACECDREASYCFRRYPYPGRQPC; encoded by the exons ATGAAGGTCCTTCTAGCAGCCACGATTCTCTTGG ttgGACTGGGTTTTGAAGAAGTCACAGGGCAGTCAACCCGTAACGTGATCCAGTTCAGCTCCATGATCTCACACGTCACCGGGCGGAGCGCGTTCGACTATCTGGAGTACGGCTGCTACTGCGGCCTGGGCGGCTCTGGTACCCCTATAGACGAGATTGACAG GTGCTGCCAAGTGCACGACTCGTGCTACGCAGCGGTGTATGGCGTCGGCCTGGCACACGTGACCACCTACTCCTGGACTAAAGTGGTGGGAGGATACGTCACTTGTG aCAACGACTTTGGGTCGGTTCAACGAGACGCGTGTGAGTGTGACCGTGAGGCTTCCTATTGCTTCAGGAGGTACCCGTATCCAGGGAGGCAGCCTTGCTGA